One genomic window of Bartonella sp. HY038 includes the following:
- a CDS encoding polysaccharide deacetylase family protein, with protein sequence MAVPILLYHHIDEPPPSGTPSRSNYVSPKNFAKQMAWLNRLGIKGLSLKDAMPYILEQKKGRIAVITFDDGFLSVFENAMPILNQHGFTATNYFVADEIAGQNNWDNPKAKRAACMDIGQVKQWLSHGHEVGSHTLTHPHLSQLSSDMAFTEINQSKQKLETALNINLSSFAYPYGDENDEIRHIVEQAGYSNAVTTRRGRAKSQDNAFELPRHSVRRNDSAFHFLLKCLIR encoded by the coding sequence ATGGCCGTTCCTATTTTATTATATCATCATATAGATGAGCCTCCACCATCAGGTACACCATCGCGCAGCAATTATGTTAGCCCAAAAAACTTTGCGAAACAAATGGCTTGGCTTAATCGTCTTGGCATCAAAGGGCTATCGCTTAAGGATGCAATGCCTTATATCCTTGAGCAGAAAAAAGGCCGCATCGCCGTAATTACTTTTGATGATGGTTTTCTTTCAGTTTTTGAAAACGCTATGCCTATTCTTAATCAACATGGCTTTACTGCTACCAACTATTTTGTTGCAGATGAGATCGCCGGCCAAAATAATTGGGATAATCCAAAAGCCAAACGCGCAGCATGCATGGATATTGGTCAGGTAAAGCAATGGTTAAGCCATGGTCATGAAGTTGGCAGCCACACCTTAACCCATCCTCATTTGAGCCAATTATCAAGTGACATGGCTTTTACTGAAATTAATCAATCAAAACAAAAGCTAGAAACAGCCTTGAATATTAATCTGTCAAGCTTCGCCTATCCTTATGGCGATGAAAATGACGAGATTCGCCACATTGTGGAGCAAGCCGGCTATAGCAATGCCGTTACCACACGGCGCGGACGCGCAAAAAGCCAAGATAATGCTTTTGAATTACCTCGCCACAGCGTGCGGCGTAATGATAGCGCTTTTCATTTCTTACTAAAATGCTTAATCCGTTAA
- a CDS encoding aspartate aminotransferase family protein, whose protein sequence is MKTPDASPLYDTFARINLRFERGEGPWLYTQEGDRYLDFTSGVAVNVLGHNHPHLVETMKRQIEKVWHLSNLFENPLQEKLAQRLCDASFAEKVFFANSGAEAIECAIKTARRYHYVSGNPERYRIITFEGAFHGRTLATLAAGGQEKYLEGFGPKAQGFDQVPFGDNDALKAAINHETAAILIEPVQGEGGVRPVPNETMQMLRALCDEHGLMLIFDEVQCGIGRTGKLFAYEWTGVTPDIMAIAKGIGGGFPVGACLATSEAAKGMTAGSHGSTFGGNPLAMAAGNAVLDIILSPGFLDHVNLMANELKQGLVAIIDTYPHIVDDVRGKGLLTGLHCVIPNTDLIAALRQEKLLTVGAGGNIVRFLPPLNVTAEEIRDALQRVEAALNHLK, encoded by the coding sequence ATGAAAACGCCTGATGCCTCACCGCTCTATGATACATTTGCTCGTATCAATTTGCGCTTTGAGCGAGGAGAAGGGCCATGGCTCTATACGCAAGAAGGCGATCGATATTTAGACTTTACGTCTGGTGTGGCGGTTAACGTCCTTGGTCATAATCATCCCCATTTGGTTGAAACTATGAAACGGCAGATTGAAAAGGTTTGGCATCTTTCCAATTTGTTTGAAAATCCATTGCAGGAAAAATTAGCACAGCGTCTTTGCGATGCAAGCTTTGCTGAAAAGGTATTTTTTGCCAATTCAGGTGCTGAAGCGATTGAATGTGCGATTAAAACTGCACGGCGCTATCATTACGTTAGCGGGAATCCTGAGCGTTATCGCATTATTACTTTTGAAGGGGCTTTTCATGGTCGCACCCTAGCAACCCTAGCTGCTGGTGGGCAAGAAAAATATCTTGAGGGTTTTGGGCCAAAGGCGCAGGGTTTTGATCAAGTGCCATTTGGTGATAATGACGCACTTAAAGCAGCTATCAATCATGAAACCGCCGCCATTTTAATTGAGCCGGTGCAGGGTGAGGGTGGTGTGCGTCCTGTGCCCAATGAAACAATGCAGATGTTGCGGGCATTATGTGATGAACACGGTTTAATGCTTATTTTTGATGAAGTGCAATGTGGCATTGGTCGAACGGGCAAATTATTTGCTTATGAGTGGACAGGTGTTACACCTGATATTATGGCAATTGCCAAAGGTATTGGTGGTGGTTTTCCGGTTGGGGCTTGTCTTGCAACTAGCGAAGCGGCAAAGGGAATGACAGCAGGTAGTCACGGCTCGACCTTTGGTGGTAATCCACTCGCTATGGCGGCCGGCAATGCAGTGCTTGATATTATATTGAGTCCGGGCTTTCTTGATCATGTTAATCTTATGGCTAATGAATTAAAGCAAGGCCTAGTTGCCATAATTGATACCTATCCTCATATTGTTGATGATGTGCGTGGTAAAGGCCTATTGACTGGTTTACATTGCGTGATCCCTAATACGGATCTTATTGCTGCATTACGCCAAGAAAAATTATTAACCGTTGGTGCTGGTGGTAATATTGTACGTTTCTTGCCACCACTAAATGTTACGGCTGAAGAAATACGCGATGCGTTACAACGGGTTGAAG
- a CDS encoding glycosyltransferase family 25 protein has translation MSKIKAFIIHLERAKDRQAQVEALIASLPFTGEITAAIDANALNQSVIDSHYKAKIHQPFYPFTLSRTEIACFLSHRKAWQEIVDQDINGAFIFEDDVTLTKDFELSFATALPFMNEDTYIRFPFRERETGKILAQNQNHRLIEPCPVGLGQVAQYIGRNCAQKLLDATMQFDRPVDTTVQMFWLTNVRPLSILPGGVSEISASLGGSTVQKKPRFLDKLRREILRPLYRKRIARLSRQRSL, from the coding sequence ATGTCAAAAATAAAGGCTTTCATCATTCATTTAGAACGCGCCAAAGATCGTCAAGCCCAGGTTGAAGCATTAATCGCTTCTTTGCCTTTTACCGGTGAAATCACTGCTGCAATTGACGCCAATGCACTTAATCAAAGCGTGATTGATAGTCATTACAAGGCCAAAATCCATCAACCCTTTTATCCATTTACTTTATCACGCACTGAAATTGCATGTTTTTTATCGCATCGTAAAGCATGGCAAGAAATTGTTGACCAAGATATAAACGGCGCTTTTATTTTTGAAGATGACGTCACTTTAACCAAGGACTTTGAATTAAGCTTTGCAACCGCTTTACCTTTTATGAATGAGGATACTTATATCCGCTTTCCCTTTCGTGAACGCGAAACCGGCAAAATACTTGCACAAAATCAAAATCACCGTTTGATTGAACCCTGCCCTGTTGGGCTTGGTCAGGTTGCGCAATATATCGGCCGCAATTGCGCTCAAAAACTTTTAGACGCAACAATGCAATTTGATCGCCCCGTTGATACAACTGTCCAAATGTTTTGGCTAACAAATGTTAGGCCATTATCAATTTTGCCAGGCGGCGTTAGCGAAATTTCTGCCTCGCTTGGTGGGTCAACAGTGCAAAAGAAACCACGGTTTCTAGATAAATTACGCCGTGAAATCTTGCGCCCTCTTTACCGCAAGCGCATAGCACGCCTATCTCGGCAAAGGAGTTTATAG
- a CDS encoding GcrA family cell cycle regulator, translating to MNWTDERVELLTKLWAEGLSASQIAAQLGGVSRNAVIGKVHRLKLSGRGKTTKAQPRAPKATTQTSAPAVEETVKQTASSSAPRVARPVAEKSTPRVEPIASDARPRKMEAASTMRAAPQAEREPRPQTTFSTSSVKVDFAANAAADFDASLTDSKVVPMKRNLTLLQLTESTCKWPIGDPLNEDFHFCGADSGESSPYCSFHSKIAFQPISDRRRVRA from the coding sequence ATGAACTGGACAGATGAGCGTGTCGAGCTTTTAACTAAGCTTTGGGCCGAAGGTTTAAGCGCAAGCCAAATTGCTGCGCAACTTGGTGGCGTAAGCCGTAATGCTGTTATTGGTAAGGTACACCGCCTGAAATTGTCGGGCAGAGGTAAAACGACCAAGGCACAACCACGGGCACCTAAGGCTACAACACAAACCAGTGCACCAGCCGTTGAAGAAACAGTAAAGCAAACAGCTTCAAGTTCTGCACCGCGCGTTGCTCGTCCTGTGGCTGAAAAGTCAACGCCGCGAGTTGAACCAATCGCAAGCGATGCACGCCCTCGCAAAATGGAAGCTGCATCAACCATGCGTGCAGCGCCACAAGCTGAGCGCGAACCACGTCCGCAAACGACGTTTTCAACAAGTAGCGTCAAGGTCGATTTTGCTGCTAATGCTGCCGCCGATTTTGATGCGTCATTAACTGACAGCAAAGTTGTGCCCATGAAGCGCAATTTAACGCTTTTGCAATTGACTGAAAGCACATGTAAATGGCCAATTGGCGATCCGCTTAATGAAGACTTCCATTTTTGTGGTGCAGATTCTGGTGAATCTAGTCCTTATTGCAGCTTCCATTCTAAAATTGCTTTTCAACCAATTTCGGACCGCCGCCGCGTTCGCGCCTAG
- a CDS encoding tetratricopeptide repeat protein: MEESYRLGYKKAAGALGFSLIYAPELVYDRTYPNPDFDYIFKLFEEGRALKDVETIRGLAFMYREGRSVPRDDKKMIELYEEAAALGDNQAQYLLGAFYSGQSILFYYLIQPDRVPFKDVDKEKGLNWLKKAANNGNLYAWEMLAKYYDREEHNPKLQEYYLREGAKHGNKNLLIELSSMYRNSKFFPIADLSDADRKRLDACVINLYRDLKPLDDKPITDFDKICPRKIQPIE, from the coding sequence TTGGAGGAGTCTTATAGGCTTGGTTATAAAAAAGCAGCTGGGGCACTTGGTTTTTCGTTAATTTATGCCCCAGAATTAGTATATGATCGTACTTATCCAAATCCTGATTTTGATTATATTTTTAAATTATTTGAAGAGGGGCGCGCTCTTAAAGATGTGGAAACCATAAGAGGATTAGCCTTTATGTATCGCGAGGGGCGCAGTGTTCCTCGTGATGATAAAAAAATGATTGAGCTTTATGAAGAAGCTGCTGCCCTTGGCGATAATCAAGCACAATATTTACTTGGTGCTTTTTATTCCGGGCAAAGCATACTTTTTTATTATCTTATCCAACCTGATCGTGTTCCTTTTAAAGATGTTGATAAAGAAAAAGGACTAAATTGGCTTAAAAAAGCAGCTAATAATGGTAATTTATATGCTTGGGAAATGTTAGCTAAATATTACGATCGCGAAGAACACAACCCCAAATTACAAGAGTATTATTTACGTGAAGGTGCAAAACACGGAAACAAAAATTTATTAATTGAGTTATCATCAATGTATAGAAACTCAAAATTTTTTCCGATTGCAGATTTAAGCGATGCAGATAGAAAACGCCTAGATGCTTGCGTAATTAATCTATATCGTGATTTAAAGCCTTTAGATGACAAACCTATAACTGATTTTGACAAAATATGTCCGCGCAAGATTCAACCCATCGAATAA
- the dapE gene encoding succinyl-diaminopimelate desuccinylase has protein sequence MNLENPVDILQKLIQCPSITPNEGGALSLLQNIGEDLGFKVERPIFKAENTPDIENLYARFGTGGRHLMFAGHTDVVPTGDEQSWSHAPFAADIANDLLYGRGAVDMKGGIACFLAAFARFLNKQPLDKPFDNSVSLVITGDEEGPAINGTVKLLEWAKIKGETWDSALVGEPTNPNFLGEMIKNGRRGSLSGVVSINGQQGHVAYPHLANNPLPYLLQLAHSLIATPLDQGTAQFQPSNLELTTIDTGNNATNIIPGKASFRFNIRYNDRWNVDSLQAEIIKRLEKAASQFENEEKQNTIAYSVNWLANPADVFVTHDETLIHSLNKAIKEVTGSEAKLSTSGGTSDARFIKNYCPVVEFGLVGQTMHKIDECVSIHDLEKLTQIYEKFLDAFFA, from the coding sequence ATGAATCTTGAAAACCCAGTAGATATTTTGCAAAAGCTAATTCAATGCCCATCTATTACCCCAAATGAGGGCGGTGCTTTATCTCTTTTACAAAATATCGGTGAAGATCTTGGTTTTAAAGTAGAGCGACCAATTTTTAAGGCGGAAAATACACCTGATATTGAAAATCTTTATGCCCGCTTTGGAACAGGCGGACGACATTTAATGTTTGCAGGACACACCGATGTTGTGCCAACGGGTGATGAACAATCATGGAGCCACGCACCTTTTGCTGCCGACATTGCTAATGACCTTCTTTATGGCCGTGGCGCGGTAGATATGAAAGGTGGCATTGCTTGTTTTCTTGCGGCTTTCGCACGGTTTTTAAACAAACAACCACTGGACAAGCCTTTCGATAATAGTGTCTCCTTGGTGATTACGGGTGATGAAGAAGGGCCTGCAATTAATGGCACAGTAAAACTGTTAGAATGGGCCAAAATAAAAGGAGAAACTTGGGATAGCGCGCTTGTAGGTGAACCAACAAACCCAAATTTTCTTGGTGAAATGATTAAAAATGGCCGGCGCGGTTCACTGTCTGGGGTGGTTAGCATTAATGGTCAGCAAGGCCATGTTGCCTATCCCCACCTTGCCAATAATCCACTACCTTATCTGTTACAACTTGCCCATAGCCTAATTGCAACCCCACTAGATCAAGGCACTGCGCAATTTCAGCCAAGCAATTTAGAACTAACCACTATCGATACTGGTAATAATGCAACCAATATCATACCCGGTAAGGCAAGCTTCCGCTTTAATATACGTTACAATGATCGTTGGAATGTAGATAGCTTACAGGCAGAAATAATTAAGCGTCTAGAAAAAGCTGCAAGCCAATTTGAAAACGAAGAAAAACAAAACACTATAGCTTATAGTGTTAACTGGCTTGCTAATCCCGCCGATGTCTTTGTAACCCATGATGAAACACTAATCCATTCTTTGAACAAGGCCATTAAGGAAGTCACTGGAAGTGAAGCCAAACTTTCCACGTCTGGTGGCACATCAGATGCCCGCTTCATTAAAAATTATTGTCCAGTCGTTGAATTTGGTTTGGTTGGACAAACAATGCATAAAATTGATGAATGTGTAAGCATCCATGACCTTGAAAAGCTAACCCAAATTTATGAAAAATTTTTAGATGCATTTTTCGCATAG